From the Lolium rigidum isolate FL_2022 chromosome 2, APGP_CSIRO_Lrig_0.1, whole genome shotgun sequence genome, one window contains:
- the LOC124688428 gene encoding patatin-like protein 1, which yields MVNVLTIDGGGIRGLIPGTILAYLEGKLQDLDGPNSRLADYFDCIAGTSTGGLIAAMLTAPGEDNRPLFAAKDINPFYIENGPAIFPQRTSTFISFMASLMRPKYDGKYLRSKIKSMLGNTRVRNTLTNIVIPTFDIQLLHPIIFSTYDAKNMPLKDALLSDVCISTSAAPTYLPAHYFQTSDADGKTREYNLIDGGVAANNPIINNIMRNGKEKMYPAKQTDCKFRVVSIGTGASSDHGLYTAKQSSRWGTIRWLIPIVNIFMEASSGIVDIQASMLFQWLHRKANYLRIQDNSLRGAAATVDVATPENMQELIRIGERMLDQPVSRVDVETGKYVVVPGAGSNAKALARLAKQLWEESRTRKRHSARGGE from the exons ATGGTGAATGTCCTCACCATCGACGGGGGTGGTATAAGGGGCCTTATACCGGGTACCATCCTCGCCTACCTCGAAGGCAAACTCCAGGATCTTGACGGGCCTAACTCAAGGCTCGCAGATTACTTTGATTGCATTGCCGGCACGAGCACGGGTGGCCTCATCGCAGCGATGCTGACCGCACCCGGCGAAGACAACCGCCCACTCTTCGCCGCCAAGGACATCAACCCGTTCTACATCGAGAACGGCCCGGCTATCTTCCCCCAAAG GACGAGCACGTTCATCTCTTTTATGGCATCGCTGATGCGCCCGAAGTATGATGGCAAGTATCTGCGCAGCAAGATTAAGAGCATGCTTGGCAACACCAGGGTGCGCAATACGCTCACCAACATTGTGATACCAACGTTCGACATCCAGCTGCTccatcccatcatcttctccacatacGAT GCCAAGAACATGCCTCTGAAGGACGCACTGCTCTCGGATGTCTGTATCAGCACCTCCGCTGCTCCAACCTACCTCCCAGCTCACTACTTCCAGACCAGTGACGCCGATGGCAAGACGCGCGAGTACAATCTCATTGATGGCGGTGTCGCCGCTAACAATCCG ATCATCAACAACATCATGAGAAACGGCAAGGAGAAAATGTACCCAGCGAAGCAGACGGACTGCAAATTCCGGGTGGTGTCCATCGGGACCGGGGCATCGTCAGATCATGGTCTCTACACGGCAAAGCAGTCCTCCCGGTGGGGCACCATCAGGTGGCTGATCCCCATCGTTAACATTTTCATGGAGGCCAGCTCCGGTATCGTCGACATCCAGGCTTCCATGCTCTTCCAGTGGTTGCACCGCAAAGCCAACTACCTCCGCATCCAGGACAACTCGCTCCGGGGCGCGGCGGCCACTGTGGACGTGGCTACGCCGGAGAACATGCAGGAGCTTATAAGGATTGGTGAGCGGATGCTTGATCAGCCCGTATCAAGGGTTGACGTCGAGACAGGAAAGTATGTGGTTGTTCCTGGGGCGGGGAGCAACGCAAAAGCGCTCGCCAGGCTCGCGAAGCAGCTTTGGGAGGAAAGCAGGACGAGGAAGCGGCATAGCGCAAGGGGTGGAGAGTAG